A single region of the Blastopirellula marina genome encodes:
- a CDS encoding DUF1501 domain-containing protein — MPEFHPMQLNRRTFLSRTGVGLGSAALSSLLARDGFSATKSDGGVAGQPGLPNLPQKVKRVIFLCMAGGPSHLETFDYRPKLAEMDGKPFPTSYTEGQPIAQLQGKELKCLGSIAKFNKHGVNGQEISEYLPWHAKMADDICIVRSMVTEQINHDPAHTFMNTGTAISGRPSMGAWVNYGIGCETDELPGFVVMSSVGGRNPQPIASRQWASGFLPSRYQGVEFSSTGDPVYYVRNPNGVNSSQQRHLVDAISQLNRQNQSTAGDPEISSRIAAYEMAFRMQMSVPELTDMSDEPQHILDMYGAKPGDGSFASNCLLARRLAERGVRFIHLYHRGWDHHGGLSKYMDICSGLTDKPTYALLTDLKQRGMLKDTLIVWGGEFGRTPMSQTGKGDIGRDHHIKGFSMWLAGGPIKGGTTYGSTDDLGYHAVENVVHVRDLHATMLHLLGIDHEHFSVKFQGLDMRLTGVEPARVVKDIIA, encoded by the coding sequence ATGCCTGAATTTCACCCAATGCAACTGAATCGCCGCACGTTCCTTTCCCGAACGGGTGTTGGCCTGGGCTCGGCCGCTTTGAGTTCATTGCTTGCCCGCGATGGTTTCTCGGCAACCAAAAGCGATGGAGGTGTGGCAGGTCAGCCTGGCTTGCCGAATCTTCCCCAGAAGGTCAAGCGAGTCATCTTTCTTTGCATGGCCGGTGGTCCTTCGCACCTGGAAACGTTCGATTACAGACCGAAACTGGCAGAAATGGATGGCAAGCCATTTCCGACTTCTTATACCGAAGGCCAGCCAATCGCGCAGCTGCAAGGCAAGGAACTGAAGTGCCTCGGCTCAATTGCCAAGTTCAACAAACATGGCGTTAATGGCCAGGAAATCAGTGAGTACTTGCCGTGGCATGCCAAGATGGCTGACGACATCTGTATCGTGCGTTCGATGGTCACCGAGCAGATCAACCATGACCCGGCCCACACGTTCATGAACACAGGCACGGCCATCAGTGGTCGTCCTTCAATGGGTGCCTGGGTCAACTATGGCATCGGCTGCGAGACGGACGAATTGCCTGGGTTTGTCGTCATGAGCAGTGTAGGGGGGCGAAATCCCCAACCGATTGCATCGCGGCAATGGGCCAGTGGCTTCCTGCCCAGTCGCTATCAGGGAGTCGAATTCAGTTCGACAGGCGATCCGGTCTACTACGTTCGCAATCCTAATGGGGTCAATAGTTCACAGCAGCGTCATTTGGTCGATGCGATCAGCCAACTGAATCGCCAAAACCAGTCGACCGCTGGCGACCCTGAAATCTCCAGTCGAATTGCCGCGTACGAAATGGCTTTCCGTATGCAGATGTCGGTCCCGGAATTGACCGACATGTCGGACGAGCCTCAACATATTCTGGATATGTACGGGGCCAAACCGGGAGATGGTTCGTTTGCGTCGAACTGCTTGCTCGCTCGCCGACTGGCCGAACGGGGCGTACGATTTATCCACCTCTATCACCGCGGCTGGGATCACCATGGCGGCTTGAGCAAGTACATGGATATTTGCTCCGGCCTTACCGACAAGCCTACTTATGCGTTGCTGACCGATCTCAAGCAACGGGGCATGCTGAAAGATACGCTCATCGTTTGGGGCGGTGAATTCGGCCGGACACCCATGTCGCAAACCGGCAAGGGAGACATCGGTCGCGACCACCACATCAAAGGCTTCAGCATGTGGCTGGCCGGTGGGCCAATCAAAGGGGGAACCACCTACGGTTCTACTGACGACCTGGGGTACCATGCCGTTGAGAATGTCGTCCATGTACGCGACCTGCACGCGACCATGCTCCATCTGCTGGGCATCGATCACGAGCACTTCAGCGTCAAGTTTCAGGGTCTCGACATGCGTTTAACCGGCGTCGAACCAGCCCGGGTTGTCAAAGACATCATCGCGTAA
- a CDS encoding FecR family protein, producing MNNQSRFVTLCNAVLEGQANEAELAEFQTALRDDPQCRQAYRDQMKIHAYLTWQHGRAAVDESLVISTKPETPSSISRWNFSALGLALSLLILAVGLTGWWLSSANGIPLVVISATDLELAKGSRIYRRQIDIPQGSLKFRLDSGAEIEAIGPVQFELVSDMLLRVTHGSVTVDVGDDAIGFQVETAEAQIIDLGTRFGVSVRDTGETDVVVFEGAVDVHTPPRQSKPSQAIANLKEGEAIRVDKGKGSKRLTSVVVRGERDEVLAGNKDPTPVITDINDNGKHHRKNRCYSVRVGGLGPPTKSYVGLGLPKWRPLKGERFPETMRGADVVLMYSQDRFYPNLEYYVNISVPSRLFVWHDSRLEPPDWLSNDFEKTDVKLRSGPWPPSNDIISSIEVSDGEDIYVEYEVWQRDVSAGTVTLGGNHNRSTSTRYAMYGIAAKALEQ from the coding sequence ATGAACAATCAAAGCAGGTTCGTCACCCTCTGCAACGCGGTTCTGGAAGGTCAGGCAAATGAAGCCGAGCTTGCCGAATTCCAAACGGCTCTCCGAGACGATCCCCAGTGTCGTCAGGCCTACCGCGATCAAATGAAGATCCATGCCTATCTGACCTGGCAACATGGTCGTGCAGCGGTCGATGAGTCGCTGGTTATTTCCACAAAACCAGAAACACCTTCTTCAATTTCGCGATGGAACTTCTCGGCCCTGGGTTTAGCTCTCTCGCTTCTTATACTCGCAGTCGGGCTTACCGGGTGGTGGCTATCGTCAGCAAATGGAATTCCCCTAGTGGTAATTTCGGCAACCGACCTGGAACTGGCCAAAGGAAGCCGCATCTACCGACGGCAAATTGATATTCCCCAAGGCTCTTTGAAGTTTCGGCTCGATTCAGGGGCAGAGATCGAGGCGATTGGTCCCGTTCAGTTCGAGCTTGTCAGCGACATGCTGCTGCGCGTCACGCATGGTAGTGTCACGGTTGACGTGGGGGATGACGCGATCGGATTTCAAGTGGAAACCGCCGAGGCTCAGATCATTGATCTGGGAACACGATTTGGTGTTTCCGTTCGCGATACCGGCGAGACCGATGTCGTGGTCTTTGAAGGGGCTGTCGACGTTCACACACCTCCCCGGCAATCGAAACCATCCCAGGCAATTGCCAATCTTAAAGAAGGGGAAGCGATTCGCGTTGATAAAGGAAAAGGTTCGAAACGATTGACGAGCGTAGTCGTTCGCGGTGAACGCGACGAGGTTCTCGCTGGCAACAAGGATCCGACACCGGTGATCACTGACATCAACGACAATGGAAAACATCATCGCAAGAATCGCTGCTATAGCGTACGTGTCGGTGGTTTAGGACCACCGACCAAAAGCTATGTCGGACTGGGGCTCCCAAAGTGGCGACCGCTGAAGGGAGAGCGTTTTCCGGAAACGATGCGTGGTGCCGATGTCGTGTTGATGTATTCGCAGGACCGATTCTATCCGAACCTCGAATATTACGTGAACATTTCCGTACCCAGTCGCCTGTTTGTCTGGCACGATTCACGATTGGAGCCTCCCGATTGGCTGTCCAATGATTTTGAAAAGACCGACGTAAAACTGCGAAGCGGTCCCTGGCCTCCTTCCAACGATATCATTTCCTCGATCGAGGTGTCGGATGGAGAAGACATTTACGTTGAATACGAAGTCTGGCAGCGCGATGTCTCTGCAGGCACCGTTACGCTGGGAGGGAATCACAACCGGTCGACCAGCACGCGTTACGCCATGTACGGCATCGCCGCCAAAGCTTTGGAGCAGTAA
- a CDS encoding sulfatase-like hydrolase/transferase, which translates to MKALLGTCCIAATFLLALCLFASDVLAASKDPAKPNVIILFSDDAGYNEFSMHGAELFPTPRINSIAANGVRFTNGYVSGTVCSPSRAGLLTGRYQNRFGHEFNIPPAYSETNGLPLEETTIADVMKQAGYQTIALGKWHLGYAPKFHPMERGFTDFYGFLQGSRSYFPLDKPNRLNQLLRDREPVTPESFEYMTDELALAAADYIAQSEDRPFFMYVAFNAIHTPNHVLQADLDSLGGDSRQAKHRAMTIALDRAVGTVLDAIEQQEIKDNTIVIFLNDNGGATGHDNTPLRGKKGSAWEGGIRVPFVMQWPGKIAAGKVVDEAVIALDIFPTAMSAAGVSQSPGLPLDGTDLMPFLTGKTPTPPHKTLFWKSGANWAVRDGNLKLVVATGGSGEPELYDLSQDAEEKVNIATQHPEQVKKMETMYMEWKKDFPTPTWGGGRAKM; encoded by the coding sequence ATGAAAGCTCTTCTTGGAACCTGCTGTATCGCCGCTACCTTTCTTCTGGCCTTGTGCCTATTTGCAAGCGACGTATTGGCTGCCAGCAAGGACCCTGCGAAACCGAACGTCATCATCCTTTTCTCAGATGATGCCGGGTACAACGAGTTCTCGATGCACGGAGCTGAACTCTTTCCAACGCCCCGCATCAACTCGATCGCCGCTAATGGCGTTCGCTTCACCAACGGCTACGTTTCCGGGACCGTCTGCAGTCCATCCCGTGCTGGTCTGCTAACGGGTCGGTATCAGAATCGCTTCGGACACGAGTTCAACATCCCCCCGGCATATAGCGAAACAAATGGCCTGCCGTTGGAAGAAACGACCATTGCCGACGTGATGAAGCAAGCAGGCTACCAGACCATTGCCCTTGGTAAATGGCACCTGGGATATGCTCCCAAGTTCCATCCCATGGAGCGTGGCTTCACGGATTTCTATGGCTTTCTGCAAGGGTCACGAAGCTACTTCCCTCTCGATAAACCGAATCGCCTGAATCAACTTCTGCGAGATCGCGAACCAGTGACACCGGAAAGCTTCGAGTACATGACCGATGAACTGGCACTTGCTGCGGCCGATTACATCGCCCAAAGCGAAGACCGCCCCTTCTTCATGTACGTTGCCTTCAATGCGATCCATACGCCAAATCACGTCTTACAGGCCGACCTCGACTCGCTGGGAGGAGATAGCCGCCAGGCCAAGCACCGCGCCATGACGATCGCCCTCGACCGCGCCGTGGGGACCGTACTGGATGCCATCGAGCAGCAAGAGATCAAGGATAACACGATCGTTATCTTCCTGAACGATAACGGTGGCGCGACTGGGCACGACAATACACCTTTGCGAGGCAAAAAAGGTTCGGCCTGGGAAGGTGGGATTCGCGTGCCTTTCGTCATGCAGTGGCCAGGCAAGATCGCTGCAGGGAAGGTTGTCGACGAGGCCGTTATCGCCCTAGACATCTTCCCGACCGCCATGAGTGCCGCTGGCGTTTCCCAGTCGCCAGGACTCCCCTTAGATGGCACCGACCTGATGCCCTTTCTGACCGGCAAGACCCCAACCCCACCGCATAAGACCTTATTCTGGAAGAGCGGAGCTAACTGGGCGGTTCGCGATGGCAATCTGAAATTGGTGGTGGCCACGGGCGGATCGGGCGAGCCAGAACTGTATGACCTGAGCCAAGACGCCGAGGAGAAGGTCAATATCGCGACTCAACACCCAGAGCAGGTCAAGAAGATGGAAACGATGTACATGGAGTGGAAGAAGGATTTCCCCACCCCTACGTGGGGAGGTGGCAGAGCGAAAATGTAA
- a CDS encoding LamG-like jellyroll fold domain-containing protein, translating to MSQQTTPQLEREARLAIDRLVDGQISPEEFARLEQRLLTDQSFRLAYVEQSDMQSELEHHLRSFPPLTINTDHAESSSWGLPFAIALSVLILLGFANLFFINSWKSAFFGEPMLDFAESQLIGQGPVAMVIRRSEEASAGSPLQIGDRLKPGALRLNRGDLQLEFLSGVRVQLTGPAEMHLLTEHQATLLSGQAGVVTPPDSDSFSLNGPVSAVVNGSSEFVLHVEGPGRGEVDVFQGEVMTSLLGPSGDTLLNEMVTSNHRALFADGELTVSSKTFDQSQRIDTIPVDNLYLNPTDQYAEAVKADAPLVYWRFEDGDVIGNQIVNHMGDHHHGEIHSAEDGSIEISRGRIRFAKSPQGRHVGLSEPIEGINRRAFSIEFWVRTDRMHWGTFLGLLPVTQADPEKESHLCVLEYANQTNVVHRPATIRMLYRYPPTTYDGGKNIFSPNSCTPGIWTHIVAVKTPEAIRLYCDGQLQVNLDDLDFDDSSPYTVVLGQLDSVRSMRQLEGQLDEVAIYEKALTEEQIRRHYEIIAGPPKT from the coding sequence ATGTCTCAACAGACAACACCCCAACTCGAACGCGAAGCACGCTTGGCCATCGACCGCCTGGTTGATGGTCAGATATCGCCCGAAGAATTCGCGAGACTGGAACAACGCTTGCTGACGGACCAGTCGTTTCGCCTGGCTTACGTCGAGCAATCCGACATGCAGTCGGAACTGGAGCATCACCTGCGGTCGTTTCCGCCACTGACCATTAATACCGACCATGCGGAATCATCATCGTGGGGCCTCCCTTTCGCCATTGCCCTTTCGGTTCTGATCTTACTCGGCTTTGCCAATCTGTTCTTTATCAACTCATGGAAATCGGCCTTCTTTGGCGAGCCGATGCTCGACTTTGCCGAATCGCAGCTCATCGGCCAGGGGCCGGTAGCGATGGTGATCCGTCGCAGTGAGGAAGCAAGTGCCGGTTCGCCACTGCAAATCGGCGATCGTCTGAAACCTGGGGCCCTACGTTTGAATCGTGGCGACCTGCAACTCGAGTTCCTCTCAGGCGTGCGTGTTCAACTGACAGGCCCTGCCGAGATGCACCTACTTACCGAACACCAGGCCACGCTACTTAGTGGCCAGGCCGGTGTGGTTACTCCGCCTGACTCCGATTCGTTCTCGCTCAACGGTCCAGTATCGGCCGTGGTAAACGGTTCAAGCGAATTCGTTCTTCACGTCGAAGGCCCCGGTCGTGGTGAAGTCGATGTCTTCCAAGGCGAGGTAATGACCTCTTTGTTAGGTCCGTCAGGCGATACGCTTTTGAACGAAATGGTCACGTCGAACCACCGTGCGTTGTTCGCTGACGGAGAACTGACGGTCTCGTCGAAGACGTTTGACCAATCACAACGCATCGACACAATCCCAGTCGACAACCTCTATTTGAATCCAACCGATCAGTACGCCGAAGCGGTGAAAGCGGATGCCCCGCTCGTCTATTGGCGTTTTGAAGATGGAGATGTCATCGGCAACCAAATCGTGAATCACATGGGAGATCATCACCATGGCGAAATCCACTCGGCCGAAGATGGTTCCATTGAAATCAGCCGCGGTAGGATTCGCTTTGCCAAAAGCCCGCAAGGGCGACATGTTGGCCTGAGTGAACCGATTGAAGGCATCAACCGCCGCGCGTTTTCCATCGAATTCTGGGTTCGCACCGACCGAATGCACTGGGGCACTTTCTTGGGGCTACTGCCTGTGACGCAGGCCGACCCTGAAAAAGAGAGTCACTTGTGTGTCCTTGAATATGCCAACCAGACCAACGTCGTTCATCGTCCGGCGACGATTCGGATGCTGTATCGCTATCCGCCAACTACCTACGATGGCGGAAAGAATATATTCAGCCCCAACTCGTGTACACCTGGCATCTGGACCCACATTGTCGCAGTGAAGACCCCCGAAGCGATTCGCCTGTATTGCGACGGCCAGTTACAGGTCAACCTGGATGATCTCGACTTTGATGATTCCTCTCCTTATACCGTCGTGCTGGGGCAACTCGATTCCGTGCGTTCCATGCGGCAACTCGAAGGGCAACTCGACGAAGTTGCCATTTACGAGAAAGCTTTGACGGAAGAACAAATCCGTCGCCATTATGAGATTATCGCCGGCCCGCCTAAGACTTGA
- a CDS encoding sigma-70 family RNA polymerase sigma factor, giving the protein MVEPTSSHRDPTPFVELIVKFERPLMRYIRSLVPRLDDAEEVWQATAIVLWEKFDEFDHEREFLPWAQKFAYFESLKQRRKVARDRMVFSESAMQAIADTHQASQEHLDRRSRALKTCMEALEGKDLALLRSRYDSEITIGELASQLETTAKTLYRRLDRIRDKLAQCVRRRVALAEE; this is encoded by the coding sequence ATGGTCGAGCCAACCTCCTCGCATCGAGATCCGACTCCTTTCGTTGAATTGATTGTGAAATTCGAAAGGCCCTTGATGCGTTATATCCGGTCTTTGGTCCCTCGGCTGGATGACGCGGAAGAAGTTTGGCAAGCCACGGCCATCGTCTTGTGGGAGAAGTTCGACGAGTTTGATCACGAGCGAGAATTCCTTCCCTGGGCCCAGAAATTCGCCTACTTCGAGTCCTTGAAACAGAGACGCAAAGTTGCCCGCGATCGGATGGTGTTCTCGGAAAGTGCGATGCAGGCCATTGCGGACACGCACCAGGCCTCGCAGGAACATTTAGACCGCCGAAGTCGTGCCTTGAAGACTTGCATGGAAGCCCTGGAAGGAAAAGATCTGGCGTTGCTCAGGTCTCGCTACGACTCTGAGATCACCATCGGGGAACTTGCCAGCCAGTTAGAAACGACTGCCAAGACCTTGTACCGTCGTTTAGACCGAATACGTGACAAGCTGGCCCAATGCGTTCGTCGACGTGTGGCCTTGGCCGAAGAATAA
- a CDS encoding PSD1 and planctomycete cytochrome C domain-containing protein, whose amino-acid sequence MSMIPIRTIALLTAISLVMHGHLAFADKPLDYNRDVRPILSENCFYCHGPDPEHREADLRFDEEESAKDYAIVPGDLESSEFYQRIIADADTRMPPVESGKKLSAKDIATLKRWIEQGAQYDKHWAYVPPKSHPVPDVQHKDWPKSDIDRFLLAKIETEGLKPSPEADKVTLLRRVTFDLTGLPPTVEELQAYQNDQSPDAFEKVVDRLLASDRFGERMAIYWLDLVRFADTVGYHGDQDHNISPYRDYVLDAFNANLPFDQFTREQLAGDLLPDSTVDQKIASGYNRLLQTTHEGGLQEKEYLAIYAADRVRNVSQVWMGATVGCAQCHTHKYDPYTIDDFYRLAAFFADVDEAQHFKVGTNALPTKRPPEIKVLSQRERVKLAELQTVLAEVPSDNQAESQRLQKQIDELNKSARLTMITQSIKPRPMRVLPRGNWLDESGVIVTPAIPTFLGNIDATQDRATRLDLANWLTDPQHGSGGLTARVFANRLWYLFYGVGLSASLGDFGGQGEPPVHPELLDYLAIDFYQNGWDVKRLVKTMIMTSAYQQSSFASEATREQDPYNRFYSHQTRHRLPAEMIRDNALAVSGLLNLEYGGPSVKPYQPAGYYRHLNFPQRKYQEDKNQQQWRRGVYVHWQRQFLHPSLKAFDAPSREECTVERARSNTPLAALALLNDPTYIEAAREFATRILSSEAADDNVRLNRAYMLALSREPDSNEKEVLGQILNENREIYRQDTDSAAKLLEIGLKPSDDAIEVAELAAWTQVARVIFNLDEFITRN is encoded by the coding sequence ATGTCGATGATTCCTATCCGCACGATTGCACTTCTAACTGCCATCTCACTGGTAATGCACGGTCATCTCGCGTTCGCTGATAAGCCGTTGGATTACAATCGTGATGTCCGGCCCATCCTTTCCGAAAACTGCTTCTACTGCCATGGGCCGGATCCAGAACATCGCGAGGCTGATCTGCGTTTCGACGAAGAAGAGTCCGCCAAGGATTATGCGATTGTCCCAGGCGACTTGGAATCAAGCGAGTTCTATCAGCGGATCATTGCCGATGCAGATACACGCATGCCGCCGGTTGAGTCCGGCAAGAAACTTTCGGCCAAGGATATTGCCACGCTGAAGCGTTGGATCGAGCAGGGAGCTCAGTACGACAAGCATTGGGCTTACGTTCCGCCGAAGTCTCATCCAGTCCCAGACGTTCAACACAAGGACTGGCCCAAGAGTGATATCGATCGCTTTCTATTGGCCAAGATAGAAACGGAAGGGCTGAAGCCGTCTCCTGAAGCAGACAAAGTGACACTGCTTCGGCGGGTAACGTTCGACTTGACCGGCCTTCCTCCTACCGTGGAAGAACTGCAAGCCTACCAGAACGATCAATCGCCCGACGCGTTTGAAAAGGTCGTCGATCGCCTGCTGGCCTCTGATCGCTTTGGAGAACGCATGGCGATCTACTGGCTAGACCTGGTTCGTTTTGCGGACACGGTCGGCTATCACGGTGATCAAGATCACAACATTTCCCCCTATCGCGACTATGTCCTCGATGCTTTCAACGCCAACCTTCCGTTCGATCAATTCACGCGTGAACAACTGGCAGGCGACCTGTTACCCGATAGCACCGTCGACCAGAAGATAGCCTCCGGCTACAACCGCCTTCTGCAAACGACCCATGAAGGGGGCCTGCAGGAAAAGGAGTACCTGGCAATCTACGCGGCCGATCGGGTTCGCAACGTATCGCAAGTTTGGATGGGAGCGACGGTCGGATGTGCCCAGTGCCATACGCACAAATACGATCCCTACACGATCGACGACTTCTATCGCCTGGCAGCGTTCTTCGCGGACGTCGACGAAGCCCAGCACTTCAAGGTTGGCACGAATGCCCTTCCCACCAAGCGGCCACCTGAAATCAAAGTGCTTTCTCAGCGAGAACGCGTCAAGCTGGCCGAACTCCAAACGGTACTAGCAGAAGTCCCCAGCGACAATCAGGCAGAATCGCAGCGTCTACAAAAGCAAATTGACGAGCTCAACAAGTCGGCCCGTTTGACAATGATCACCCAGTCGATCAAACCACGTCCAATGCGTGTGCTGCCGCGAGGAAACTGGCTGGATGAAAGCGGCGTGATTGTCACACCGGCAATCCCCACTTTCCTGGGTAACATCGATGCCACTCAGGATCGAGCCACCCGGCTTGATCTGGCTAATTGGCTCACCGATCCGCAGCACGGTTCCGGCGGACTCACCGCGCGAGTCTTTGCGAATCGGTTGTGGTACTTGTTCTATGGCGTGGGTCTCTCGGCAAGCCTCGGAGACTTCGGCGGCCAGGGTGAACCCCCAGTCCATCCCGAGTTGCTCGATTATCTTGCCATCGACTTCTACCAGAACGGCTGGGATGTTAAACGACTGGTCAAAACGATGATCATGACATCCGCCTACCAGCAGTCGTCGTTCGCTAGCGAGGCAACACGCGAGCAAGATCCGTACAATCGCTTTTATAGCCATCAAACTAGACATCGCTTGCCAGCCGAAATGATTCGCGACAATGCCCTGGCCGTCAGTGGTCTGCTGAACCTGGAATATGGCGGACCGAGCGTTAAGCCTTATCAGCCTGCTGGCTACTACCGCCACTTGAACTTCCCCCAGCGGAAGTACCAAGAGGACAAAAATCAGCAGCAGTGGCGTCGCGGTGTTTACGTCCATTGGCAGCGTCAATTCCTACACCCCAGCCTGAAGGCCTTTGATGCTCCGAGCCGCGAAGAGTGCACCGTCGAGCGAGCGCGCTCGAACACTCCTTTGGCAGCCCTGGCGTTACTGAACGATCCGACTTACATCGAAGCTGCCAGAGAGTTCGCCACCCGTATCCTTTCCAGCGAAGCAGCCGACGACAACGTACGCCTGAATCGTGCCTATATGCTGGCACTTTCCCGCGAACCTGACTCTAACGAAAAGGAAGTTCTTGGCCAGATTCTAAACGAGAACCGAGAGATCTATCGCCAAGACACCGACTCTGCCGCGAAGCTGCTTGAGATCGGCCTCAAGCCGTCGGACGATGCCATTGAAGTCGCCGAACTGGCTGCCTGGACTCAGGTAGCCCGCGTGATCTTCAACCTCGATGAATTCATTACCCGTAACTAA